A genomic window from Streptomyces sp. NBC_01429 includes:
- the rplB gene encoding 50S ribosomal protein L2, whose translation MGIRKYKPTTPGRRGSSVADFVEITRSTPEKSLVRPLHSKGGRNNAGRVTVRHQGGGHKRAYRVIDFRRHDKDGVPAKVAHIEYDPNRTARIALLHYADGEKRYIIAPAKLSQGDRVENGPGADIKPGNNLPLRNIPVGTTIHAIEMRPGGGAKISRSAGASVQLLAKEGSMATLRMPSGEVRMVDVRCRATIGEVGNAEQSNINWGKAGRMRWKGVRPTVRGVAMNPVDHPHGGGEGKTSGGRHPVSPWGQKEGRTRSPKKASSKYIVRRRKTNKKR comes from the coding sequence ATGGGTATCCGCAAGTACAAGCCGACGACCCCGGGCCGTCGTGGCTCCAGCGTCGCCGACTTTGTCGAGATCACGCGGTCCACGCCGGAGAAGTCGCTGGTCCGCCCGCTGCACAGCAAGGGCGGCCGTAACAACGCCGGTCGTGTGACCGTTCGCCACCAGGGTGGTGGACACAAGCGTGCCTACCGCGTGATCGACTTCCGTCGTCACGACAAGGACGGCGTGCCGGCCAAGGTCGCGCACATCGAGTACGACCCCAACCGCACCGCTCGCATCGCGCTGCTGCACTACGCAGACGGCGAGAAGCGCTACATCATCGCCCCGGCCAAGCTGAGCCAGGGCGACCGGGTTGAGAACGGCCCCGGCGCCGACATCAAGCCGGGCAACAACCTCCCGCTGCGCAACATCCCGGTGGGTACGACGATCCACGCCATCGAGATGCGTCCCGGTGGCGGAGCGAAGATCTCCCGTTCCGCGGGTGCTTCGGTCCAGCTGCTCGCGAAGGAAGGCTCTATGGCCACCCTTCGTATGCCCTCCGGCGAGGTCCGGATGGTCGACGTCCGCTGCCGCGCCACGATCGGCGAGGTCGGCAACGCCGAGCAGTCGAACATCAACTGGGGCAAGGCCGGCCGTATGCGCTGGAAGGGCGTTCGCCCGACCGTCCGCGGTGTCGCGATGAACCCGGTCGACCACCCGCACGGTGGTGGTGAGGGCAAGACCTCCGGTGGTCGCCACCCGGTCAGCCCGTGGGGTCAGAAGGAGGGTCGTACTCGCTCGCCGAAGAAGGCAAGCAGCAAGTACATCGTCCGCCGCCGCAAGACGAACAAGAAGCGCTAG
- a CDS encoding type Z 30S ribosomal protein S14 — translation MAKKALIAKAARKPKFGVRGYTRCQRCGRPHSVYRKFGLCRVCLREMAHRGELPGVTKSSW, via the coding sequence GTGGCGAAGAAGGCTCTGATCGCTAAGGCCGCCCGTAAGCCGAAGTTCGGCGTGCGCGGTTACACCCGCTGCCAGCGCTGCGGCCGGCCCCACTCCGTCTACCGCAAGTTCGGCCTGTGCCGTGTGTGCCTTCGTGAGATGGCCCACCGCGGCGAGCTGCCGGGCGTGACCAAGAGTTCCTGGTAG
- the rpsJ gene encoding 30S ribosomal protein S10 — translation MAGQKIRIRLKAYDHEVIDSSAKKIVETVTRTGASVAGPVPLPTEKNVYCVIKSPHKYKDSREHFEMRTHKRLIDILDPTPKTVDSLMRLDLPAGVDIEIKL, via the coding sequence ATGGCGGGACAGAAGATCCGCATCCGGCTCAAGGCCTACGACCACGAGGTCATCGATTCCTCGGCGAAGAAGATCGTCGAGACGGTGACGCGTACTGGTGCGTCGGTCGCGGGCCCGGTGCCGCTGCCCACTGAGAAGAACGTGTACTGCGTCATCAAGTCGCCGCACAAGTACAAGGACTCGCGCGAGCACTTCGAGATGCGCACGCACAAGCGCCTGATCGACATCCTCGACCCGACGCCCAAGACCGTTGACTCGCTGATGCGCCTGGACCTTCCGGCCGGCGTTGACATCGAGATCAAGCTCTGA
- the rplW gene encoding 50S ribosomal protein L23, whose product MAAEITSKTFTDPRDILVKPVVSEKSYALLDENKYTFIVAPHANKTQIKQAVEAVFSVKVAGVNTINRQGKRKRTRTGFGKRANTKRAIVTLAEGDRIDIFGGPTS is encoded by the coding sequence ATGGCCGCCGAGATCACCAGCAAGACCTTCACGGACCCGCGCGACATTCTTGTCAAGCCCGTGGTCTCCGAGAAGAGCTACGCGCTGCTCGACGAGAACAAGTACACGTTCATCGTGGCGCCCCACGCCAACAAGACCCAGATCAAGCAGGCCGTGGAAGCGGTCTTCTCGGTCAAGGTCGCCGGGGTCAACACGATCAACCGCCAGGGCAAGCGCAAGCGCACCCGCACCGGTTTCGGCAAGCGCGCCAACACCAAGCGCGCCATCGTGACCCTTGCCGAGGGCGACCGTATCGACATCTTCGGCGGCCCGACCTCCTGA
- the rplP gene encoding 50S ribosomal protein L16 — translation MLIPRRVKHRKQHHPKRSGMSKGGTQVAFGEYGIQALSPAYVTNRQIEAARIAMTRHIKRGGKVWINIYPDRPLTKKPAETRMGSGKGSPEWWIANVKPGRVMFELSYPNEKIAREALTRAAHKLPMKCRIVRREAGES, via the coding sequence ATGCTGATCCCCCGTAGGGTCAAGCACCGCAAGCAGCACCACCCGAAGCGCAGCGGTATGTCCAAGGGTGGCACGCAGGTTGCGTTCGGTGAGTACGGCATCCAGGCGCTGAGCCCGGCGTACGTGACGAACCGTCAGATCGAGGCCGCTCGTATCGCGATGACCCGTCACATCAAGCGTGGCGGCAAGGTCTGGATCAACATCTACCCGGACCGTCCGCTCACCAAGAAGCCTGCCGAGACCCGCATGGGTTCCGGTAAGGGTTCCCCCGAGTGGTGGATCGCGAACGTCAAGCCCGGTCGGGTGATGTTCGAGCTGTCCTACCCGAACGAGAAGATTGCGCGTGAGGCGCTTACCCGCGCTGCTCACAAGCTTCCGATGAAGTGCCGGATCGTTCGGCGCGAGGCAGGTGAGTCGTGA
- the rpmC gene encoding 50S ribosomal protein L29 — protein sequence MAAVTKASELRELGNEELVAKLREAKEELFNLRFQAATGQLENHGRLKLVRKDIARIYTLMRERELGIETVESA from the coding sequence ATGGCGGCCGTTACCAAGGCGTCCGAACTGCGCGAGCTGGGCAACGAGGAGCTTGTCGCCAAGCTTCGCGAGGCCAAGGAAGAGCTGTTCAACCTCCGCTTCCAGGCGGCGACCGGTCAGCTCGAAAACCACGGGCGGCTGAAGCTCGTCCGTAAGGACATCGCGCGGATCTACACCCTGATGCGTGAGCGCGAGCTGGGCATCGAGACGGTGGAGAGCGCCTGA
- the rplE gene encoding 50S ribosomal protein L5, producing the protein MTATTTAPRLKLRYREEIAGKLREEFSYENVMQIPGLVKIVVNMGVGDAARDSKLIEGAIRDLTTITGQKPSVTKARKSIAQFKLREGQPIGCHVTLRGDRMWEFLDRTLSLALPRIRDFRGLSPKQFDGRGNYTFGLTEQVMFHEIDQDKIDRVRGMDITVVTTATNDDEGRALLRHLGFPFKEN; encoded by the coding sequence ATGACTGCGACCACTACCGCGCCGCGTCTGAAGCTGCGCTACCGCGAGGAGATCGCGGGCAAGCTGCGTGAGGAGTTCTCCTACGAGAACGTCATGCAGATCCCCGGTCTCGTCAAGATCGTGGTCAACATGGGTGTGGGCGACGCCGCCCGCGACTCCAAGCTGATCGAGGGCGCCATCCGCGACCTCACCACGATCACCGGCCAGAAGCCGTCCGTCACCAAGGCCCGGAAGTCCATCGCGCAGTTCAAGCTGCGCGAGGGTCAGCCGATCGGCTGCCACGTCACCCTCCGCGGTGACCGCATGTGGGAGTTCCTGGACCGTACGCTGTCGCTCGCGCTGCCGCGTATCCGTGACTTCCGCGGTCTGTCGCCGAAGCAGTTCGACGGCCGTGGCAACTACACCTTCGGTCTCACGGAGCAGGTCATGTTCCACGAGATCGACCAGGACAAGATCGACCGGGTCCGGGGCATGGACATCACCGTGGTCACCACGGCGACCAACGACGACGAGGGTCGTGCCCTCCTTCGTCACCTCGGCTTCCCGTTCAAGGAGAACTGA
- the rpsQ gene encoding 30S ribosomal protein S17 — MTENNVTETKASRGDRKTREGLVVSDKMDKTVVVAVEDRVKHALYGKVIRRTNKLKAHDEQNAAGIGDRVLLMETRPQSATKRWRIVEILEKAK, encoded by the coding sequence ATGACTGAGAACAACGTGACCGAGACCAAGGCTTCCCGCGGAGACCGCAAGACCCGTGAGGGTCTGGTCGTCAGCGACAAGATGGACAAGACCGTCGTCGTCGCTGTCGAGGACCGCGTCAAGCACGCGCTGTACGGCAAGGTCATCCGCCGTACGAACAAGCTCAAGGCGCACGACGAGCAGAACGCCGCCGGCATCGGCGACCGCGTCCTCCTGATGGAGACCCGGCCGCAGTCCGCCACGAAGCGGTGGCGCATCGTCGAGATCCTCGAGAAGGCCAAGTAA
- the rplV gene encoding 50S ribosomal protein L22, which produces MEARAQARYIRVTPMKARRVVDLIRGMDATEAQAVLRFAPQAASVTVGKVLDSAIANAAHNYDHTDASSLVISEAYVDEGPTLKRFRPRAQGRAYRIRKRTSHITVVVSSKEGTR; this is translated from the coding sequence ATGGAAGCCAGGGCCCAGGCGCGGTACATCCGCGTCACGCCCATGAAGGCCCGCCGAGTGGTGGACCTCATCCGTGGCATGGATGCCACGGAGGCTCAGGCGGTCCTGCGCTTCGCCCCGCAGGCCGCGAGCGTGACGGTAGGCAAGGTGCTCGACAGCGCCATCGCCAACGCCGCTCACAACTACGACCACACCGACGCCTCTTCGCTGGTCATCAGCGAGGCGTACGTGGACGAGGGTCCGACCCTGAAGCGGTTCCGGCCGCGCGCCCAGGGCCGGGCCTACCGGATCCGTAAGCGGACCAGCCACATCACCGTGGTCGTCAGCAGCAAGGAAGGAACCCGGTAA
- the rplD gene encoding 50S ribosomal protein L4 — protein MSTVDILSPAGDKAGTVELPSEIFDAKVSIPLIHQVVVAQLAAARQGTHKTKTRGEVRGGGKKPYRQKGTGRARQGSTRAPQFAGGGVVHGPQPRDYSQRTPKKMKAAALRGALTDRARHSRIHVVSGLVEDAVSTKAAKTLLGKISERKNVLLVVERADEAAWLSARNLPQVHILAPGQLNTYDVIVSDDVVFTKAAFESFVSGPSKADDNEGSEA, from the coding sequence ATGAGCACCGTTGACATCCTTTCGCCGGCAGGCGACAAGGCCGGGACCGTCGAACTCCCTTCGGAGATCTTCGACGCCAAGGTCAGCATTCCGCTGATCCACCAGGTCGTAGTCGCCCAGCTGGCCGCTGCCCGACAGGGCACGCACAAGACCAAGACCCGCGGCGAAGTCCGTGGCGGTGGCAAGAAGCCGTACCGCCAGAAGGGCACCGGCCGCGCCCGTCAGGGCTCGACCCGCGCCCCGCAGTTCGCCGGCGGTGGCGTCGTCCACGGCCCGCAGCCGCGTGACTACTCGCAGCGGACCCCCAAGAAGATGAAGGCCGCCGCCCTGCGCGGAGCCCTCACCGACCGGGCCCGTCACTCTCGTATCCACGTCGTCTCCGGCCTGGTCGAGGACGCGGTGTCCACGAAGGCCGCCAAGACCCTGCTGGGCAAGATCAGCGAGCGCAAGAACGTGCTCCTGGTCGTCGAGCGGGCCGACGAGGCCGCGTGGCTGTCCGCCCGCAACCTGCCCCAGGTGCACATCCTGGCGCCGGGCCAGCTGAACACGTACGACGTGATCGTCTCCGACGACGTGGTCTTCACCAAGGCCGCTTTCGAGTCCTTCGTGTCTGGCCCTTCCAAGGCCGATGACAACGAGGGGAGCGAAGCCTGA
- the rplX gene encoding 50S ribosomal protein L24, with the protein MKIKKGDLVQVITGKDKGKQGKVIVAYPTQDRVLVEGVNRVKKHTKAGQTARGSQTGGIVTTEAPVHVSNVQLVVEKDGKKVVTRVGYRFDDEGNKIRVAKRTGEDI; encoded by the coding sequence ATGAAGATCAAGAAGGGCGACCTGGTCCAGGTCATCACCGGTAAGGACAAGGGCAAGCAGGGCAAGGTCATTGTGGCCTACCCCACGCAGGACCGTGTTCTCGTCGAGGGTGTCAACCGGGTCAAGAAGCACACCAAGGCCGGTCAGACGGCTCGCGGTTCGCAGACCGGCGGCATTGTGACCACCGAGGCCCCCGTTCACGTCAGCAACGTTCAGCTGGTCGTGGAGAAGGACGGCAAGAAGGTCGTCACTCGCGTCGGCTACCGCTTTGACGACGAGGGCAACAAGATCCGCGTTGCCAAGCGGACCGGTGAGGACATCTGA
- the rpsC gene encoding 30S ribosomal protein S3 gives MGQKVNPHGFRLGITTDFKSRWYADKLYKDYVKEDVAIRRMMTKGMERAGISKVEIERTRDRVRVDIHTARPGIVIGRRGAEADRIRGELEKLTGKQVQLNILEVKNPEVDAQLVAQAVAEQLSSRVSFRRAMRKSMQSTMKAGAKGIKIQCGGRLGGAEMSRSEFYREGRVPLHTLRANVDYGFFEAKTTFGRIGVKVWIYKGDVKNIAEVRAENAAARAGNRPARGGGNDRPAGRGGRGGERGGRGRKPQQGAGAEAPKAEATAAPAADAAAPSTGGTEV, from the coding sequence ATGGGCCAGAAGGTTAACCCGCATGGGTTCCGGCTCGGTATCACCACGGACTTCAAGTCCCGTTGGTACGCCGACAAGCTGTACAAGGACTACGTCAAGGAAGACGTTGCCATTCGTCGCATGATGACGAAGGGCATGGAGCGGGCCGGCATCTCGAAGGTCGAGATCGAGCGCACCCGCGACCGAGTCCGCGTGGACATCCACACCGCGCGTCCGGGCATCGTCATCGGCCGCCGCGGCGCCGAGGCGGACCGTATCCGCGGCGAGCTGGAGAAGCTGACCGGCAAGCAGGTTCAGCTCAACATCCTTGAGGTCAAGAACCCCGAGGTCGACGCTCAGCTGGTGGCCCAGGCCGTCGCCGAGCAGCTGTCCTCGCGTGTCTCCTTCCGTCGCGCCATGCGTAAGAGCATGCAGTCGACGATGAAGGCCGGCGCCAAGGGCATCAAGATCCAGTGCGGTGGCCGTCTCGGCGGCGCCGAGATGTCCCGCTCGGAGTTCTACCGCGAGGGCCGCGTGCCCCTGCACACGCTCCGCGCGAACGTGGACTACGGCTTCTTCGAGGCCAAGACGACCTTCGGCCGCATCGGTGTGAAGGTCTGGATCTACAAGGGCGACGTCAAGAACATCGCCGAGGTGCGCGCCGAGAACGCCGCGGCCCGCGCCGGCAACCGTCCGGCCCGTGGTGGCGGCAACGACCGCCCCGCCGGCCGCGGTGGCCGTGGTGGCGAGCGTGGCGGCCGCGGCCGTAAGCCGCAGCAGGGCGCCGGAGCCGAGGCCCCCAAGGCCGAGGCCACCGCCGCTCCCGCCGCTGACGCGGCGGCGCCTTCTACCGGCGGAACGGAGGTCTGA
- the rpsS gene encoding 30S ribosomal protein S19, with translation MPRSLKKGPFVDGHLIKKVDVQNEAGTKNVIKTWSRRSMIVPAMLGHTIAVHNGKIHVPVFVTESMVGHKLGEFSPTRTFRGHVKDDRKSKRR, from the coding sequence ATGCCGCGCAGTCTCAAGAAGGGGCCCTTCGTCGACGGACACCTCATCAAGAAGGTGGATGTCCAGAACGAAGCAGGCACCAAGAACGTCATCAAGACCTGGTCCCGTCGCTCGATGATCGTCCCGGCCATGCTCGGCCACACGATCGCGGTGCACAACGGCAAGATCCACGTCCCGGTGTTCGTCACCGAGTCGATGGTCGGCCACAAGCTCGGCGAGTTCTCGCCGACTCGCACCTTCCGCGGCCACGTCAAGGACGACCGGAAGTCGAAGCGCCGCTAA
- the rplC gene encoding 50S ribosomal protein L3: MTKPIKGVLGEKLGMTQVWDENNRVVPVTVVKAGPCVVTQVRTNDSDGYESVQIAFGEIDPRKVNKPLKGHFAKADVTPRRHLVELRTSDASEYTLGQEITAAAFESGVRVDVTGKSKGKGFAGVMKRHNFKGLGAGHGTQRKHRSPGSIGGCATPGRVFKGLRMAGRMGNERVTTQNLTVHAVDAEKGLLLIKGAVPGPNGGLVLVRTAAKGA, encoded by the coding sequence ATGACTAAGCCGATCAAGGGTGTCCTGGGCGAGAAGCTCGGCATGACCCAGGTCTGGGACGAGAACAACCGTGTCGTCCCGGTGACCGTGGTGAAGGCCGGGCCCTGTGTCGTTACCCAGGTCCGTACGAATGACAGCGATGGCTACGAGTCGGTCCAGATCGCCTTCGGCGAGATCGACCCTCGCAAGGTGAACAAGCCCCTCAAGGGCCACTTCGCCAAGGCCGACGTGACCCCCCGCCGCCACCTGGTGGAGCTGCGCACCTCCGACGCGAGCGAGTACACGCTCGGCCAGGAGATCACCGCTGCCGCGTTCGAGTCCGGCGTCAGGGTTGACGTCACGGGCAAGAGCAAGGGCAAGGGCTTCGCCGGTGTCATGAAGCGTCACAACTTCAAGGGCCTCGGCGCCGGTCACGGCACCCAGCGCAAGCACCGCTCTCCCGGCTCCATCGGTGGCTGCGCCACCCCGGGTCGTGTGTTCAAGGGCCTCCGCATGGCGGGCCGTATGGGCAACGAGCGGGTCACCACCCAGAACCTGACCGTTCACGCCGTTGACGCGGAGAAGGGCCTGCTCCTGATCAAGGGTGCGGTTCCTGGTCCGAACGGCGGCCTCGTCCTGGTCCGTACCGCGGCCAAGGGGGCCTGA
- the rplN gene encoding 50S ribosomal protein L14, whose protein sequence is MIQQESRLRVADNTGAKEILTIRVLGGSGRRYAGIGDVIVATVKDAIPGGNVKKGDVVKAVIVRTVKERRRPDGSYIRFDENAAVILKNDGDPRGTRIFGPVGRELREKKFMKIISLAPEVL, encoded by the coding sequence GTGATCCAGCAGGAGTCGCGACTGCGCGTCGCCGACAACACGGGTGCGAAGGAAATTCTCACCATCCGTGTTCTCGGTGGCTCGGGTCGCCGCTACGCGGGCATCGGCGACGTCATCGTCGCCACCGTCAAGGACGCGATCCCCGGTGGCAACGTGAAGAAGGGTGACGTCGTCAAGGCCGTCATCGTTCGCACCGTCAAGGAGCGCCGCCGTCCGGACGGCTCGTACATCCGCTTCGACGAGAACGCCGCCGTCATTCTGAAGAACGACGGCGACCCTCGCGGCACCCGTATCTTCGGCCCGGTCGGCCGTGAGCTGCGCGAGAAGAAGTTCATGAAGATCATCTCGCTCGCGCCGGAGGTGCTGTAA